The DNA sequence GACAGAAAGAGAGTGAATTCCCAAAAATTGCCCTCTAATCTATACTACAGATGCTGTCGAATGCTTTTGTGcatgtccatacacacacacagatacataaacatgtagttttttttaatttgttatataAGCAGGAATCATgatttctgaaatatttcagtTTGAATATATCAATAGTATTtaaaacatatactatatatatatacatacacacacatatatagttttaaaatatattcttactgTTTTGTAGATTCCCCACAGatgaaaacatcaaaagaaaGTGGGTATTAGCCATGAAAAGACTAGATGTGAATACTGCAAGCATTTGGAAGCCTAAAAAAGGAGATGTGCTGTGTTCAAGACACTTCAAGAAGACAGACTTTGACAGAAGCACTCCAAACACTAAGCTGAAAGCAGGAGCCATCCCTTCTATCTTTGAATCTCCATATCACTTACAGGTTTGTTAAGAGCTATGAGCACTCATTCCCGTGACAATTCTGAAGCCCCTTCAGCACCCATGTGATCATTCGAGTGTGCTGCTTGCTTCGTTTGAAGCATGTTctgtgagggttttttgtttgtttgtttgtttgtttgtttgtttgtttttcaagacagggtttctctgtgtagccctggctgccctggaactcactctgtagaccaggctagccttgaactcagaaatcctcctgcctctgcctcccaagtgctgggattaaaggcatgtgccaccactgcccggcttctgtGAGTTTTCATAAACTAGCTTTAGCTTTCATGATGCATAGCAGGAGAATTTGGCCAATAGCCTCTCATAAATATACATTACCAGGGTTCAGGTAAGTAGACCGGTGTAGAAAATTTGTTTTAACTCAAGAGCTGGTATCTAAAAAACAGATTGAACTGAAGTTATCAAATTGGTAGTTGTTAAGAACTCAAGAGCTCaagttgggcagtggtgacgcacacctttaatcccagcacttgggaggcagaggcaggcagctctctgagttcaagaccagcctggtctacagatcgagatccagcatagccagggctgcacagagaaaccctgtctcaaaacaaaacaaactcaagagCAAACTGCAAACAGGACCAAGTAAAGCcgcaaaaataaaaaccaaaaaaaaaaaaaggataagaacagaaaaagaatgagagagatgaggttagaaaaggaaaacagaagggcTGCGTAGCAGACCCAGCTGGGCTCTGCTCTGTTAGTGACGATGCAGGGACCTGGCTCCTTTGCCCTTGGTGGCTCTCATGGTGTATTATATCTGAGAGTGCATTTTCATCAGGAGCTGTGGAGTGTGACTAGTCAGGTCCTCTCCTGCCATTTTTTTCTCAGCTGGTAGTGAGTGGCCTGTCTGGTTTtcactcctcttctccttcttaaGGAAATGTTATGTTTATAGACGAGCCCTAGGGATGGATGCTCTGTTAAAGTAAAGAGAGTGGAAGCTACTGACTACTGCAGCAGTCCCCATGACCAGAAGCATGGTGCTTCACAGAGTTAGGAAGGAATGGAACTGTAAGAGCAGATATAGTAATGAATGGTTTTTATTAACTGTCCCtaacaggagaaaagagaaaaacttcaCTGTAGAAAAAACTTCCTTCTCAAAACCCTTCCCATCACCCACCGTGGCCACCAGCTTGTTGGTGCCTCCTGCACTGAAGAATTCCAACCCCAGTTCGTTTTTGTAAGTAAAAGTATTTACTGAGCTAAATGCTGAGTTCGTTATTTTAAGGTAAATATGGACTCTCCACTAGGGttaaatgtgtaagaatcacaatgaaaaacaaaatgtaggCTCGTTGGTGGGAGGTTCTTTAATATAGAATTATGTTTCCAAATCAGTGTGCTTCCCGTGACACTGTCATTTGAATTCATGCAGGAGCAGTATAGGAGCAGGTAATCACTTGGTTACATACTTCATTTGAAGAATGCTTTTGCAAGAATTACTCTGCCCATAAAATAATTCTTCCCTTTAAGTATTATATTTTCTACATGGAAATATGTAACTAAAAATTGGCTGTATCTTTAGGTTTTCTTGAAAAACAATCACATATAATACAGAGTACTGAAGCTTgtattttcttattcataaatTGCTTGTTCATATAATACCAGGTATTGAAAGGAAACTGTTTTCCTGCAGCTTTGGAATAATTGTTAAAGTCAAGGACTATTAGTCTACTCTTTTAGTTTTTCAAGGTGTTTTGGCTATTATAGAGTCCTTGCATTTCTATATGAATTTAAAATCACTTTGTAAAATTCTACCAAAAACCATGCTGACTTTTCACCAGTTTGCTGTTGCCTCTGTAGACACCCTTGGGAACTACTGAGATTTCAAGGATGACACGAAGCCTTTGAACATGAACTTGAGTGTTTCCATGTGTTTCAGTTCTCAGCATTGCTTTATAGATTTCAGCACTCGGGTAGTGCTTGGTCAGGTTTGTCCCCCTAAATTTTACCTGTGTGCTGGCTGTTATAAATGCTCTTACTTCATCTGCTCCTAGAAGATGGAAATGTCACTCATCTGACCAACATGCTGAACTCAAATATTAATTATGATGGCTTTAATTTTTAAGGCCATCAGATTTTCCACATAGAACATCGTGCTTAAGGACAGTTCTAATTCTTCCTTCCTACTGTAAAGGTCTTCCATGGCTTTCCTTGCTTTACTGAACTACCTTGAACCTCCAGAGCAGGATGGAGAGAAGTACTGAGAGCCGATAGCCAGGCTTTGTTCTATCTACCAGTGCTATGTTTCTTGTATAAGTTAATATGTCTATGACTTCTCAACTGCTCAGCTAACCTTTTATTCCAGGAATGACCCTTGCTTTATAACGCATCctcctttttatgtatttttgcaaATTTTTGTTTAATCTTTCTTTGGATGCTTGAGGGTTATATTTCGCCTATAGGGTACCCCCACCCCTTCTTTAATGTTTCATTTGTCTGGCATCAACATCAGAATAatactaacatttaaaaaaaaaaaagtaaggccaggagtggtggcgcacgcctttaatcccagcactctggaggcagaggcaggaggatttctgagttctaggccagcctggtctacaaagtaagaaatcccgtctcggaaaaaaaaaaaaaaaaaaaaacagaaaaaaaaaaaaaagtaagaaagtattgCTGACATTCCACTTTTCTGGGAAATGGTTTATGTAGAATgataaatttcttttataaatatttgatagaCTTTAGTGAAGTTctgtggtttgttgtttgttgaagGAAAAAATAGTAGCTTCCATCTTCCaaggaatttgtccatttcttcaCAGTTAGAATATTTATTAGCATAAGGCATTTAACCCCATCTCCTCGTCGATCCTTTTGCAGACTCCTTGCTTCTCCTTTGTTTCTGGTCGTTTACATTGCCAGTTAGTATGCCTGAAGGGTTAACAAGTTTCTTGATCTTGTTATAGCATGCAGCTTTTATTCGTTTTCTTTTATGCTTCCCTAAGTTGTGCTCATATGTTATAATTTTTCTACTTATTTGAGTCAAATATTCTTTTCTAGTTAAGGTGAGAGCTGATGCCATTGTTAAGACTTTTATCTTTCTAGGCTAGGCATTCAATGGTATTAATTACTCTCTAAGTATTACATTCCACAataagttctattttttttttttttttgtctttcatatTTTCAGATTCTGTTCAGTTTGGTTTTCAACCCTTGGGTTATTTAGTTTATTATTCAGGGtaggggagatggcccagtggttataAATGTGGTCATCCCATCTTCACAAGGCAGACACaagatccccagagcaagctggcgaGCAGCATTAGCCATGTCAGTCAGCATGCTCTGGATTTGATGGACAGACCTTGCCTCAGTAAAAAAAGAGACCAGCAATAGAGGATGATTCTGGACGTCAGTCcccgcatgcacacacacattgcacacatacataaaattagaaaaacaaaacggCCTCCTTGGTTTCCCACGTGTTTTGCATAATCTCCTTGCTCTTTAATACCACACTCCGCATTGCTTTCTCATCCTTGCAGTAGGGTCTACAAGCTCTTCCAAGCTCATAAACTAGGGTGGTCCCAGGACTCACTCTGTCTCCTCCCATCTGTCTGTGAAGCTTTCTCTCACAGACATTATCCTCAAACATGTTTTAGGTCTTTGGACCACACATTGGTTCATGTAGTATCAATCCAGTCTTTTACTTCAACTTGCCTAGAAGCAAAAGTCCTCTGCAGTAATTTTAATATTGAGTCACTTTATAAAAATAGTTTATAGGCTCTTTCTAGGTCAGTGTTATTTTCCCTATTTTCATATGAACATGTAAAAAGCACATTGTCTGTCTTGGAGccggggatgtagctcagtccgTAGAGTCCTTTCCAAACATTCTtgacatgagaccctgtgttgggagaaaaaaagtaaaatgaatttgATAGATATAAACTTTTTGTCAGTGCTGTACTTAAGGAGCGAAAGCCGTGTGGGTTTTGCAAGTGCAGTGCTCATAGCAGGCAGGAACGGCCAAATGAGAAGTGTTCCCCATGAGCAGTGCTCCACGCTCCTCACTCAGGCTGAGCCTCGGGCACCGTAATATCCCTTCCACTTGCTATCTTGTCCTGTGTTTGTTAACCCTCTAATGATCTCCTCTaagaattgtaaatgaagaaatagctGAAACTTCATGCTAAGCTTCTGTCTGACCACTTAACTTATTCAAACCCTGGCGCTTCTACTTCAGGAACATAGCTACAGTGTTATGGACAGCCCAAAGAAGCTTAAGCATAAGCTAGACCGTGTGATCATCGAGCTGGAAAATACCAAGGAAAGCCTACGGAATGTTTTGGACCGAGAAAAACACTTTCAAAAGTCACTGAGGAAGACAATCATGG is a window from the Mus caroli chromosome 5, CAROLI_EIJ_v1.1, whole genome shotgun sequence genome containing:
- the Thap6 gene encoding THAP domain-containing protein 6 isoform X3, with translation MVKGCSAIGCASRCLPNSKLKGLTFHVFPTDENIKRKWVLAMKRLDVNTASIWKPKKGDVLCSRHFKKTDFDRSTPNTKLKAGAIPSIFESPYHLQEKREKLHCRKNFLLKTLPITHRGHQLVGASCTEEFQPQFVFKYWKRPEPEEKNKRRKHMQELMAVLRTDSSLEKHDQGDCTLKTSSPSCGN
- the Thap6 gene encoding THAP domain-containing protein 6 isoform X2, whose product is MREIKKPAELESQTSRFPTDENIKRKWVLAMKRLDVNTASIWKPKKGDVLCSRHFKKTDFDRSTPNTKLKAGAIPSIFESPYHLQEKREKLHCRKNFLLKTLPITHRGHQLVGASCTEEFQPQFVFEHSYSVMDSPKKLKHKLDRVIIELENTKESLRNVLDREKHFQKSLRKTIMELKDESLISQETANRLGAFCWECCHESTAGGCSL
- the Thap6 gene encoding THAP domain-containing protein 6 isoform X1; this encodes MVKGCSAIGCASRCLPNSKLKGLTFHVFPTDENIKRKWVLAMKRLDVNTASIWKPKKGDVLCSRHFKKTDFDRSTPNTKLKAGAIPSIFESPYHLQEKREKLHCRKNFLLKTLPITHRGHQLVGASCTEEFQPQFVFEHSYSVMDSPKKLKHKLDRVIIELENTKESLRNVLDREKHFQKSLRKTIMELKDESLISQETANRLGAFCWECCHESTAGGCSL